A window of Rufibacter sp. LB8 contains these coding sequences:
- a CDS encoding OmpA family protein, which produces MKLLKGTFTALIAGTMLFSSCQSSQTGTTSDTTQNKGMSKTAKGGIIGAGGGAVLGGIIGKVAGNTAAGAIIGAAVGGTTGAIIGRRMDKQAEELEREMKNAQVERVGEGIKVTFDAGLLFATNSADLQASAKTDIQKLAETLKKYPGTNILVEGHADNTGSDAINQPLSERRAQAVSNYAISLGVEPGRIQTRGYGSTQPVADNSTAAGRQQNRRVEVAIFASEELKKAAENGEIK; this is translated from the coding sequence ATGAAACTATTAAAAGGAACATTTACCGCATTGATAGCCGGCACAATGCTATTCTCTTCTTGCCAGTCTAGCCAGACCGGCACCACTTCAGACACTACGCAGAACAAAGGCATGAGCAAGACCGCCAAAGGTGGTATTATTGGTGCCGGTGGTGGAGCCGTACTAGGTGGCATTATTGGTAAAGTAGCAGGTAACACCGCAGCGGGCGCTATTATTGGTGCAGCCGTGGGCGGAACCACCGGTGCCATCATCGGTCGTAGAATGGACAAGCAAGCCGAGGAATTGGAGCGTGAGATGAAAAACGCCCAGGTAGAACGTGTGGGCGAAGGTATTAAAGTAACCTTTGACGCTGGTCTCCTGTTTGCTACCAACTCTGCGGATTTGCAGGCTTCTGCTAAAACAGACATCCAGAAATTGGCCGAGACCCTGAAAAAATACCCAGGCACCAACATTCTGGTAGAAGGTCACGCCGATAACACCGGTTCAGACGCCATTAACCAGCCGCTTTCTGAGCGCAGAGCCCAGGCTGTTTCCAACTATGCCATTTCACTGGGCGTGGAGCCAGGCCGTATTCAGACCCGCGGGTACGGTTCTACCCAACCAGTAGCTGATAACTCAACCGCCGCTGGCCGTCAGCAGAACCGCCGCGTAGAGGTGGCCATCTTCGCCAGCGAGGAGCTGAAGAAAGCCGCTGAGAACGGTGAGATCAAATAA
- the accD gene encoding acetyl-CoA carboxylase, carboxyltransferase subunit beta, which yields MAWFKRIEKGIVTPTEQKKETPDGLWHKCPECKAVHSTAEHRQNLYTCPKCDHHDRINSHEYFEILFDDNAFTELDENLSSSDPLHFVDTKAYPDRIVATQRKTNLKDAVRTAHGKINDLDLVVACMDFNFIGGSMGSVVGEKIARAIDYSRAHRVPFLMISKSGGARMMEAGYSLMQMAKTSAKLALLSEAGIPYFSLLTDPTTGGVTASFAMLGDFNFSEPGALIGFAGPRVIKETIGKDLPKGFQSAEFVLEHGFLDFIVHRKELKDRLANLITMLAQPAVKTEKTSAKKVVSK from the coding sequence ATGGCTTGGTTTAAGAGAATAGAAAAAGGCATTGTCACGCCCACGGAGCAGAAAAAGGAAACCCCAGACGGCCTTTGGCACAAATGCCCGGAATGCAAAGCGGTACACAGCACGGCAGAGCACCGGCAGAACCTGTACACCTGCCCTAAGTGTGACCACCATGACCGTATCAACTCGCATGAGTACTTTGAGATTCTGTTTGATGACAACGCCTTCACCGAGCTGGACGAAAACCTTAGTTCCTCAGACCCGCTCCACTTTGTAGACACCAAGGCCTACCCAGACCGCATTGTGGCCACCCAGCGCAAAACCAACTTGAAAGACGCGGTGCGCACGGCCCACGGCAAAATCAATGACCTGGATCTGGTGGTGGCCTGTATGGATTTCAACTTCATTGGCGGCTCCATGGGCTCTGTGGTGGGCGAGAAGATTGCCCGTGCCATTGACTACAGCCGGGCGCACCGCGTTCCGTTTCTCATGATTTCTAAATCTGGGGGCGCGCGTATGATGGAGGCCGGGTATTCCCTTATGCAAATGGCGAAGACATCGGCCAAACTGGCGCTGTTGTCTGAGGCCGGCATTCCGTATTTTTCATTGTTGACGGACCCTACCACGGGCGGCGTGACCGCGTCCTTCGCCATGCTGGGGGACTTTAACTTCTCTGAGCCGGGCGCGTTGATTGGGTTTGCCGGACCAAGGGTGATCAAAGAAACCATAGGAAAAGACCTGCCCAAAGGCTTCCAGAGCGCTGAGTTTGTCTTGGAGCACGGCTTCCTGGACTTTATTGTACACCGAAAAGAACTGAAAGATCGTTTGGCCAACCTCATCACCATGCTGGCCCAGCCTGCCGTGAAAACAGAGAAAACATCTGCTAAAAAGGTAGTTTCCAAATAA
- a CDS encoding flagellar motor protein MotB, with protein sequence MKKSSFASSTVMLALGVALLGSCVSSKKYKELEASKNALEQEKTAAQRSLEEANANLRDRESKLAQYQQQIAQKERILNELRTTVNNALAGFQEQGLTVNVRDGKVYVTMPEKLLFATGSTKVNPNGQAALGKLATAVKSQRDTEIMIEGHTDDVAVAADNVTYKDNWDLSVLRATEVTRLLINNGVPPQMVVPAGRGQYTPLAMTRTPEARQSNRRTEIILAPNFEKILQLIQTN encoded by the coding sequence ATGAAGAAATCAAGTTTCGCGTCTTCTACCGTTATGCTGGCTTTGGGCGTTGCCCTGCTGGGTTCTTGCGTGTCATCTAAGAAATACAAAGAACTGGAAGCCAGCAAAAACGCGTTGGAGCAGGAGAAAACCGCCGCGCAGCGCAGCCTGGAAGAAGCCAATGCCAACCTGAGAGACCGTGAATCTAAACTGGCCCAGTACCAGCAGCAGATAGCCCAGAAAGAAAGAATCCTCAATGAACTGAGAACCACCGTGAACAACGCCCTGGCGGGTTTCCAGGAGCAAGGCCTCACCGTGAACGTGCGCGACGGTAAAGTGTACGTGACCATGCCAGAGAAATTGCTGTTTGCCACCGGCAGCACCAAAGTGAACCCCAACGGCCAGGCCGCCCTGGGCAAACTGGCCACCGCCGTGAAATCACAGCGTGACACGGAGATCATGATTGAAGGACACACCGATGACGTAGCCGTGGCCGCCGACAACGTGACTTACAAAGACAACTGGGACCTGAGCGTGCTCAGAGCCACTGAAGTAACGCGCCTGCTCATCAACAACGGGGTTCCGCCCCAGATGGTAGTGCCCGCCGGCCGCGGCCAATACACGCCGCTGGCCATGACCCGCACCCCGGAGGCGCGCCAAAGCAACCGCCGCACCGAGATTATTCTGGCGCCTAACTTTGAGAAAATCCTGCAGTTGATTCAAACAAACTAA
- a CDS encoding OmpA family protein → MLENRFLRHAGVVLLGTCLLSSCTTAKKYNDLLAQKVRLEREKADCQTDLAKVTRDRTDLTQQVADLNNYRQNLAADTTLLGGTLRKTQKLYGELSDTYDKLIKNHDRLMANSALESSKLSKDLARREEEMKNLTETLTKNRSQLDKLSTDLKSREERLNELERILAEKDKAVNALKTKVSNALLGFNSKDLSVDVRNGKVYVSLSEQLLFKSGSTKVDAKGQDALKKLAAALKDQQDVNVVVEGHTDDVPVARGTAGMQDNWDLSVLRATEITRILTTAGLAGTKITPSGRAENVPLDAAKTAEARQKNRRTEIILTPKLDELFQILEAN, encoded by the coding sequence ATGCTTGAGAACCGCTTCCTTCGCCACGCGGGCGTTGTCTTACTGGGCACCTGCCTGCTCAGTTCCTGCACCACCGCCAAGAAATACAATGACCTGCTTGCCCAGAAAGTACGGCTGGAGCGCGAGAAAGCCGACTGCCAGACCGACCTCGCCAAAGTGACCCGTGACCGCACAGACCTCACCCAACAGGTAGCCGACCTGAACAACTACCGCCAGAACCTGGCCGCTGACACCACCTTGCTGGGCGGCACCTTAAGAAAAACCCAGAAACTGTACGGCGAACTGAGTGACACCTATGACAAGCTCATCAAGAACCATGACCGGCTCATGGCCAACAGCGCGCTGGAGTCTTCCAAGCTTAGCAAAGACCTGGCCCGCCGCGAGGAGGAGATGAAAAACCTCACCGAGACCCTCACCAAGAACCGCTCCCAGCTAGACAAACTCAGCACCGACCTGAAATCACGCGAAGAGCGCCTGAACGAACTGGAACGCATTCTAGCCGAAAAGGACAAAGCCGTGAACGCGCTCAAAACCAAAGTGAGCAACGCGCTCCTGGGTTTCAACAGCAAAGATTTGTCAGTGGATGTGCGCAACGGCAAGGTGTATGTGTCTTTATCTGAGCAACTGCTGTTCAAGTCCGGCTCTACCAAAGTAGATGCCAAAGGCCAGGACGCCCTCAAGAAACTGGCCGCCGCCCTCAAAGACCAGCAAGACGTGAACGTGGTGGTGGAAGGCCACACAGATGATGTGCCCGTGGCCCGCGGTACCGCCGGCATGCAAGACAACTGGGATCTGAGCGTGCTCAGAGCCACTGAGATTACCCGTATTCTCACCACCGCCGGGTTGGCCGGCACCAAAATCACGCCGTCGGGCAGAGCAGAAAATGTGCCTCTGGATGCTGCCAAAACCGCCGAGGCGCGCCAGAAAAACCGCCGTACCGAAATTATTCTCACGCCAAAACTAGACGAACTCTTCCAGATTCTGGAGGCCAACTAA
- a CDS encoding MaoC family dehydratase — MSQVIIQNYQDLLQYEGAEIGVSDYHTITQEQINLFADATLDHQWIHLDAARAQTESPFKATIAHGYLTVSLLPYLWGQIITIENLKMQVNYEIESLRFNQAVLVDSAVRLRVKLLSAKDLRGVIKARLEVTMEVEGVKKPAFTGVITFLYHFN; from the coding sequence ATGAGCCAAGTTATCATCCAGAATTACCAAGACCTGTTGCAGTATGAAGGCGCTGAAATAGGCGTTTCTGACTACCACACCATCACGCAGGAGCAGATCAACCTGTTCGCAGACGCCACCCTTGACCACCAATGGATTCACCTGGATGCCGCGCGCGCCCAGACAGAATCGCCGTTCAAGGCCACCATTGCCCACGGGTATCTAACGGTGTCTTTGTTGCCGTATTTGTGGGGCCAGATCATCACCATAGAAAACCTGAAGATGCAGGTGAACTATGAAATTGAGAGCCTCCGGTTTAACCAAGCGGTGCTGGTGGACAGCGCCGTGCGCCTGCGCGTGAAACTGCTCAGCGCGAAAGACCTGCGCGGCGTGATCAAGGCCCGCCTGGAAGTGACCATGGAAGTGGAAGGCGTAAAAAAACCAGCTTTCACCGGCGTAATCACGTTCCTGTACCATTTCAATTAA
- a CDS encoding RtcB family protein: MGKQSIKSKDLSKLGYRHDVTRGLAMNLAARHFKHVPKEEILAQLQDVLLEPKKYLQHPALAPLALKLAPPVTTQPFETFDLKPESAPLKIYGAKEIEVIAKKQMELALRLPVAVQGALMPDAHAGFGLPIGGVLVVDNAVIPYAVGLDIGCRMAMSVFNVPEKFLQTNAFQLKKALKEFTHFGIEGGLDFAQEHDVLDHPDFQATSLLRKLHGKAVKQLGTSGTGNHFVEFGALELLEQNTLGLPAGTYLALLSHSGSRGFGAAVAKHYSALAMDLCELPREAKSLAWLSLDSEAGQEYWLSMQLAGDYAQACHDRIHLNLAKAIGEKPVARVENHHNFAWKEVSGNGQELVVHRKGATPAHAGELGFIPGSMTTAGYLVSGKGVADALFSASHGAGRRLSRGRAKESFTMSDLKKRLSGAGVTLIGGSTEEHTLAYKDIDTVMQAQHQLVDIHGKFLPKVVRMHKE; encoded by the coding sequence ATGGGCAAACAATCAATCAAATCTAAGGATTTAAGCAAACTCGGGTATCGGCATGATGTTACCCGCGGCCTGGCCATGAACCTGGCGGCGCGGCACTTCAAGCACGTACCCAAAGAAGAAATACTAGCGCAGCTGCAAGACGTGTTGCTGGAGCCGAAAAAGTACCTGCAACACCCCGCCCTGGCGCCGTTGGCCTTAAAATTGGCCCCGCCGGTGACCACACAGCCCTTTGAGACTTTTGACTTGAAGCCGGAAAGTGCGCCGCTAAAAATTTATGGGGCCAAGGAAATAGAAGTGATCGCTAAAAAGCAGATGGAGTTGGCGCTTCGTCTGCCGGTGGCTGTGCAGGGCGCGCTCATGCCAGACGCGCATGCGGGCTTCGGGCTGCCTATTGGCGGCGTGCTGGTCGTGGACAACGCCGTGATTCCGTATGCGGTAGGTTTGGACATTGGCTGTAGAATGGCGATGTCGGTGTTTAATGTGCCGGAGAAATTCCTGCAAACCAATGCCTTCCAGCTTAAGAAAGCTCTGAAGGAATTCACCCACTTCGGGATTGAGGGAGGCTTGGACTTTGCACAGGAACATGACGTGTTGGACCACCCAGACTTCCAGGCTACCAGCTTGCTCCGGAAACTGCATGGCAAGGCGGTGAAACAGTTGGGCACTTCGGGCACCGGTAATCATTTTGTTGAGTTCGGAGCGCTGGAGCTGTTGGAACAGAACACCCTGGGTTTACCGGCTGGCACTTATTTGGCCTTGCTTTCGCACTCGGGTTCCAGAGGTTTTGGGGCGGCGGTGGCCAAACATTATTCGGCGCTGGCAATGGACCTTTGCGAGCTTCCGCGGGAAGCTAAGTCGTTGGCCTGGCTTTCTTTAGACAGCGAAGCAGGGCAGGAATATTGGCTGAGCATGCAACTGGCCGGTGATTACGCCCAAGCCTGCCATGACCGCATTCACCTGAACCTGGCCAAAGCCATTGGCGAGAAGCCCGTGGCCCGCGTGGAGAACCACCACAATTTCGCCTGGAAAGAAGTATCCGGCAATGGGCAGGAATTGGTTGTCCACCGCAAAGGAGCCACGCCCGCGCATGCCGGGGAACTGGGTTTTATTCCGGGGAGCATGACCACGGCCGGTTATCTGGTGAGTGGGAAAGGTGTGGCCGACGCATTATTCTCGGCTTCGCACGGGGCCGGCCGCCGCTTGTCACGAGGCCGCGCCAAGGAAAGCTTCACCATGTCTGACCTCAAGAAACGGCTCTCTGGCGCGGGCGTCACCTTGATTGGCGGCTCCACAGAGGAACACACCTTGGCCTACAAAGACATTGACACCGTCATGCAGGCCCAGCACCAGTTGGTGGACATTCATGGCAAGTTTCTGCCCAAGGTGGTACGCATGCACAAAGAATAG
- the prfH gene encoding peptide chain release factor H, with protein MEEQLIQLTAGQGPEECARAVARVLDEFLKEARAQKLETQVLETVPGHLPHTFLSALVLVKGKGAQAFANQWQGTIQWIAPSPFRKYHKRKNWFIGLQAVQVAGTFQWREQDVVYESMRASGPGGQHVNKTESAVRARHVPSGLMVVASERRSQHQNKEEARQRLQEKLQFWHVQQAAQLAKEQWLQHYGLTRGNAAKTFTGRL; from the coding sequence ATGGAAGAACAATTAATCCAACTCACGGCGGGCCAAGGGCCCGAGGAGTGCGCCCGCGCAGTAGCCCGGGTACTGGACGAATTCCTGAAAGAGGCCCGGGCCCAAAAGCTGGAAACCCAGGTGTTGGAAACCGTGCCCGGTCATTTGCCACACACGTTTCTGTCTGCCTTGGTGCTGGTGAAAGGGAAAGGCGCCCAAGCGTTTGCGAATCAATGGCAAGGCACCATTCAATGGATTGCGCCTAGCCCGTTCAGGAAATACCACAAACGCAAAAACTGGTTTATTGGCCTTCAAGCGGTGCAGGTGGCGGGCACGTTCCAATGGCGCGAGCAAGACGTGGTGTATGAGAGCATGCGGGCGTCTGGCCCCGGCGGACAGCATGTGAACAAAACCGAGTCGGCGGTACGCGCCCGGCATGTGCCGTCTGGGTTGATGGTAGTGGCCTCAGAGCGAAGGTCGCAGCACCAAAACAAGGAGGAAGCCCGCCAACGCCTGCAGGAAAAACTGCAGTTCTGGCACGTGCAGCAGGCGGCCCAACTAGCCAAGGAACAATGGCTGCAGCATTACGGGCTCACCCGGGGTAATGCCGCGAAAACCTTTACCGGCAGGTTGTAG
- the namA gene encoding NADPH dehydrogenase NamA — protein MSALFSPLTIKSITLKNRIAVSPMCQYSSQDGYANDWHLVHLGSRAVGGAGLIILEAAGVSPEARITPFDLGIWKDAHISELSRITKFLEAHGAVPGIQLAHAGRKASHLPPWQNSAPLFPGQEGAWTTVAPSALPFHEADVMPQELDQEGIQKVIADFKTAAARALAAGFKVVEIHAAHGYLLHSFYSPLSNQRQDHYGGSFENRIRLLLEVIAAVQEVWPTGFPLFVRISATDWSEGGWTDEDSVQLAKVLLEKGVDLVDCSTGGNVPRAKIPVGPGYQVPFAEKVKKEAGIMTGAVGMITTPAHAEEIIATGQADLVLLAREMLRNPYFPLHAAQELGVDLEWPLQYQRAKN, from the coding sequence ATGAGCGCACTTTTCAGTCCACTTACAATAAAAAGCATCACACTAAAAAATAGAATTGCGGTTTCTCCCATGTGCCAGTATTCCAGCCAGGACGGCTATGCCAATGACTGGCACTTGGTGCATTTGGGCAGCCGGGCGGTGGGCGGCGCCGGTTTAATTATTCTGGAAGCCGCCGGCGTTTCCCCCGAAGCGCGCATTACGCCTTTTGACCTGGGCATCTGGAAAGACGCCCACATCTCTGAGCTTTCGCGCATCACAAAGTTTCTGGAAGCCCACGGCGCCGTGCCCGGCATACAATTGGCCCACGCCGGAAGAAAAGCCAGCCACTTGCCGCCTTGGCAAAACAGCGCGCCGCTGTTCCCCGGTCAGGAAGGCGCCTGGACTACGGTAGCACCCAGCGCGCTTCCGTTTCATGAAGCAGATGTTATGCCCCAGGAATTAGACCAGGAAGGTATTCAGAAAGTCATTGCTGATTTTAAAACGGCCGCTGCCCGCGCCCTGGCTGCCGGTTTCAAAGTAGTGGAAATTCATGCGGCCCACGGCTATTTGTTGCATTCGTTTTATTCTCCGCTCAGCAACCAGCGCCAGGACCACTACGGCGGCTCTTTTGAAAACCGGATCAGGCTGTTGCTGGAAGTGATTGCGGCCGTGCAGGAAGTCTGGCCTACCGGTTTCCCGCTGTTCGTGCGCATCTCGGCCACAGATTGGTCAGAAGGCGGCTGGACGGATGAAGACTCGGTGCAATTGGCGAAGGTGCTGCTGGAAAAGGGTGTGGATTTAGTGGATTGCTCTACCGGCGGAAACGTGCCCAGAGCCAAGATTCCGGTGGGGCCGGGTTACCAAGTGCCTTTTGCAGAGAAAGTGAAGAAAGAAGCGGGTATCATGACCGGGGCCGTAGGTATGATCACCACCCCGGCCCATGCCGAGGAAATCATTGCCACCGGCCAAGCCGATCTGGTGCTATTGGCCCGTGAAATGCTCCGTAATCCGTATTTTCCGTTGCACGCCGCCCAAGAATTGGGTGTGGATTTGGAATGGCCGCTGCAATACCAACGCGCCAAGAATTAG
- a CDS encoding triple tyrosine motif-containing protein yields MKRVGVLCAVVWLACLAFVNTTLQAQHYFFGNPVIRNFKPEEFKGGIQSWGIVQDDRELLYVANNFGLLEFDGATWSLHSPKTGTKIRSVHVGKDEKIYVGGQGDFGYFQADALGKMQYVSLADSLSQKYRNFDEVWRIYEQSGRIYFFTFKNIYTYVAGKPIEVIQSASPLEFSFQVNKNLYTQVWTKGLAQLANKSLKVLPGGEFFAYKRIASILPFDKNQLIVFTIQDGAFLYDGREVTPFLMPQEPIYQGVIINQAILLKDGNFALATQNKGLMLIDHKGQLVLSTSVREGLLDNTVHTLYQDSQENLWLGLNNGLSLVELSSPFSRLDGTMGLSGTGYAALQKGTNLYVGTNSGLFVSSTENHKKSFVPVGNSNGQVYHLNQIGRQILMGHHNGPYLVNQANSTLIHPENGSWEFVPVPNHPDKVIMGSYNGISLYNVTAQGLQFVKKFKGLDESSRVLEFDKDGELWMAHGYKGLFRITFDAALENITSVRFYNARHGLPSNQLINMEKLHGELVFPAMYGMFTFDKTKNRFVKHKQYTALFAANEHIIEMEEDVQGNIYFISDQRVGKITLDKFGKPTLDDKLFKNIRELLNDDLSYIQVLDINNVLFGAKEGFIHYNAAKAKRMVPYHTRLAQVLTISNELDSLLLSGRQLDKASDTELPYALNSLRFVYASTFFEKPEKTQYQYFLKNFDVAWSEWTNKTEKEYTNLPEGTYTFHVRARNIYGIVSKAQAFTFVVNPPFYRSKWAYLFYTLLGVLVLGAAFYQVDKRFKVEKRRLILDKERKLGQKEIEIRHITNQSELEIDRLRNEKFQAELDHKNRELTYSTIHLINKNELLNNVKLELQDILKGGGKTAPQEELRKIIRSIDHNITSEVDWKQFELHFNHVHGDFIHRLQCNFPNLTPQEIKLSTYLRLNLTTKDIAQLLNISVRGVEISRYRLRKRLLLDRSENLTDFMLKF; encoded by the coding sequence ATGAAACGAGTTGGTGTTCTGTGTGCCGTGGTTTGGTTGGCCTGCCTGGCCTTTGTCAACACTACACTGCAGGCGCAGCACTACTTCTTTGGCAACCCGGTCATCAGGAATTTTAAGCCGGAGGAATTCAAGGGCGGCATACAGAGCTGGGGCATTGTGCAAGATGACCGGGAGTTGCTGTATGTGGCCAATAACTTCGGGTTACTGGAGTTTGACGGGGCTACCTGGTCGTTGCATTCGCCCAAAACCGGTACCAAGATCAGGTCAGTGCATGTGGGCAAAGATGAGAAAATCTACGTGGGCGGCCAGGGCGATTTTGGCTATTTCCAGGCAGATGCCCTGGGCAAGATGCAGTATGTCTCCTTGGCTGACAGTCTCTCTCAGAAATACCGCAATTTTGACGAGGTGTGGCGCATCTATGAGCAGTCTGGGCGCATCTATTTCTTTACGTTCAAGAACATATATACCTATGTGGCCGGCAAACCTATAGAAGTCATTCAGTCTGCTAGCCCGTTGGAGTTTTCTTTTCAGGTGAACAAGAACCTGTACACGCAGGTGTGGACCAAAGGCCTGGCTCAGTTGGCCAACAAGAGTTTGAAAGTGTTGCCCGGCGGCGAATTCTTTGCCTACAAGCGCATTGCCTCCATTTTGCCCTTTGATAAAAACCAGTTGATTGTTTTTACCATTCAAGATGGGGCTTTTTTGTATGACGGTCGCGAGGTAACGCCTTTCCTCATGCCCCAGGAGCCCATCTACCAGGGCGTGATCATCAACCAGGCCATTTTACTGAAGGACGGAAATTTTGCATTGGCTACCCAGAACAAAGGCCTCATGCTCATTGACCACAAAGGGCAGTTGGTGCTCTCCACTTCTGTGCGTGAAGGTTTGCTGGATAACACCGTGCACACGCTCTACCAGGACAGCCAGGAGAATCTATGGCTGGGTCTGAATAACGGCTTGTCTTTGGTGGAGTTGAGTTCGCCGTTCAGCAGGCTAGACGGCACCATGGGTTTGTCTGGCACGGGGTATGCCGCCTTGCAGAAAGGCACCAATCTGTATGTGGGTACCAACAGCGGCTTGTTTGTCTCCAGCACAGAAAACCACAAGAAAAGCTTTGTGCCCGTGGGCAACAGCAACGGCCAGGTGTACCACTTAAACCAGATAGGCAGGCAGATCTTGATGGGGCATCACAACGGGCCTTATCTGGTGAACCAAGCCAACTCCACCCTCATTCACCCCGAAAACGGTTCCTGGGAATTTGTTCCGGTGCCCAACCACCCAGACAAAGTGATCATGGGCTCCTACAACGGCATAAGTCTATACAACGTCACGGCGCAGGGCTTGCAATTCGTGAAGAAATTTAAAGGCCTGGACGAATCTTCACGGGTGCTGGAGTTTGACAAAGACGGCGAACTCTGGATGGCCCACGGCTACAAAGGCCTTTTCAGGATCACGTTTGACGCCGCTCTGGAGAACATCACTTCTGTCAGGTTCTACAATGCCCGTCACGGCCTGCCCTCCAACCAGCTCATTAACATGGAGAAGTTGCACGGGGAGTTGGTGTTCCCGGCCATGTACGGCATGTTCACCTTTGACAAAACCAAAAACCGGTTTGTCAAGCACAAGCAGTACACGGCTTTGTTCGCGGCCAACGAGCACATCATTGAGATGGAGGAAGACGTGCAGGGCAATATCTACTTCATCTCTGACCAGCGGGTAGGCAAAATTACGTTAGACAAATTCGGGAAACCCACATTGGACGACAAGCTTTTCAAAAACATACGGGAGCTGTTAAATGATGACCTGAGCTATATTCAAGTGCTGGACATCAACAACGTGCTGTTTGGGGCCAAGGAAGGTTTTATTCATTACAACGCCGCCAAAGCCAAACGCATGGTGCCTTACCATACCCGCCTGGCCCAGGTGCTTACCATCTCCAATGAATTGGATTCACTGCTACTCTCGGGCCGACAGCTGGACAAAGCCTCAGACACAGAACTGCCGTATGCGCTCAATTCCCTTCGGTTTGTGTATGCCTCCACTTTTTTTGAGAAACCGGAGAAAACGCAGTACCAGTATTTCCTGAAGAACTTTGACGTGGCCTGGTCTGAGTGGACAAACAAAACTGAGAAGGAATACACCAACCTGCCCGAAGGAACCTATACGTTCCACGTGCGCGCCCGCAACATCTACGGCATTGTGAGCAAGGCCCAGGCATTTACTTTTGTGGTGAATCCGCCGTTTTACCGCAGCAAATGGGCCTACCTGTTCTACACCTTGCTGGGCGTGCTGGTGCTGGGCGCCGCGTTTTACCAGGTAGACAAGCGGTTTAAGGTAGAGAAACGCCGGTTAATCCTGGACAAGGAACGCAAACTGGGGCAGAAGGAAATTGAGATCAGGCACATCACCAACCAGAGCGAGCTGGAGATTGACCGCCTGCGCAATGAAAAATTCCAGGCCGAACTGGACCACAAAAACCGCGAACTCACCTATTCCACCATTCACCTCATCAATAAAAACGAACTGCTCAACAACGTGAAACTGGAGCTTCAGGACATTCTTAAAGGGGGCGGAAAAACGGCTCCGCAAGAAGAACTCCGCAAGATCATCAGGAGCATTGACCACAACATCACTAGTGAGGTAGACTGGAAGCAATTTGAGCTCCATTTCAACCACGTGCACGGCGACTTCATCCATCGGCTGCAATGCAATTTTCCCAACCTCACGCCCCAGGAAATCAAACTCAGCACTTACCTGCGCCTGAACCTCACCACCAAAGACATCGCACAGCTGCTCAACATCTCGGTGCGAGGCGTGGAGATCAGCCGCTACCGCCTCCGCAAACGCCTTCTCCTGGACCGCAGCGAAAACCTCACCGACTTCATGCTCAAGTTTTAA